One genomic region from Amaranthus tricolor cultivar Red isolate AtriRed21 chromosome 12, ASM2621246v1, whole genome shotgun sequence encodes:
- the LOC130828847 gene encoding uncharacterized protein LOC130828847 has translation MLLRSSSTPLLNSWTPNNTTSGASTSTNSSPEPNKSTLSLTTSFCFKTKLMRAFSESDLYRLSAVSPKSNPFGSDYALEYGSGSRSRLLTNIGLGYLREKVVEEEEECDVEELSCEGSDSIGGGFDGGHGFGFGFGFGGWDSNNGSDGETTDLYYQKMIEANPGNSLLLGNYAKFLKEVRGDYVKAEEYCGRAILANPGDGNVLSLYADLIWKTQKDSSRAKTYFDQAVKAAPDDCYVLASHAHFLWDADEEKDEEDTIMSSSLMPIRYLEGIAPLPPPLGAAS, from the exons atGCTACTAAGAAGTTCATCAACACCATTGTTGAACTCATGGACTCCGAATAACACTACATCCGGAGCATCCACTTCTACAAATTCTTCACCCGAGCCCAACAAATCCACTCTTTCTTTAACGACGTCGTTTTGTTTTAAAACTAAACTTATGCGAGCTTTTTCTGAGTCGGACCTATATCGTCTTAGCGCCGTATCACCCAAGTCAAATCCATTCGGGTCGGATTATGCGTTAGAATATGGGTCTGGGTCGCGTTCAAGGTTGTTGACGAATATTGGGTTAGGTTATTTGAGAGAAAAAGTTGTTGAGGAAGAAGAGGAGTGTGATGTAGAGGAGCTGAGTTGTGAAGGATCCGACAGTATTGGTGGTGGATTTGATGGTGGACATGGGTTTGGATTTGGGTTCGGGTTTGGTGGTTGGGATTCGAATAATGGAAGTGATGGTGAAACTACTGATTTGTATTATCAGAAAATGATTGAAGCTAATCCTGGAAATTCTCTTCTTTTGGGTAATTATGCAAAATTCTTGAAagag GTTCGAGGCGATTATGTTAAAGCCGAAGAGTATTGTGGGAGAGCAATACTTGCAAATCCCGGTGATGGAAACGTGTTATCTCTCTATGCTGATTTGATATGGAAAACTCAGAAAGACTCTTCAAGAGCTAAGACTTACTTTGATCAAGCTGTCAAAGCAGCTCCTGATGACTG TTACGTTCTAGCATCACACGCACACTTCCTTTGGGATGCCGATGAAGAGAAAGACGAGGAAGATACAATAATGTCAAGCAGTCTGATGCCAATAAGGTACTTAGAAGGCATTGCTCCTCTTCCGCCTCCTTTAGGTGCTGCTTCTTAA
- the LOC130828620 gene encoding uncharacterized protein LOC130828620 yields the protein MSLGVGKGMFAPQSSAINTHQSAINEGESGQLGSDRNRNIQREDKSESMPGRRYAWYRTTSNPGASSQLRKAPSLSPLKIREGEGESLQIPENQKIRFSGKTPFIPEIASSPAKRVKFPAYLTYKGESCPNAHLTAFNNEMDMDSHTNASWCKNFILTLIGTAQKWAQSLADGSISSFDELAEKFKSHFSSRTARSKQSIEMMSIRQGQDESLRYYVSRFDKESVQELNPEENILTFAFRQGLNSDRPESEALKFRKQWTYLKTMKEVKEYALSHVDVEDFKSITGTIEHKGKTLEKGSEKQAERHDRGKKLVRIKDFDVPGLNNFSKKYTLKRV from the exons ATGTCTTTAGGGGTTGGAAAAGGAATGTTTGCTCCACAATCATCAGCTATAAATACTCACCAAAGCGCCATAAATGAG GGAGAATCAGGCCAATTAGGTTCTGATAGAAATAGAAATATTCAAAGGGAAGACAAAAGTGAGTCTATGCCGGGCAGAAGATATGCCTGGTACAGGACCACTTCGAACCCTGGAGCATCGTCCCA GCTTAGAAAAGCTCCTTCACTATCACCTTTAAAAATTCGTGAAGGAGAAGGAGAATCATTACAG ATCCCAGAGAACCAGAAAATAAGGTTTTCTGGGAAGACACCATTCATCCCAGAAATTGCTTCCTCACCTGCGAAAAGGGTGAAATTTCCTGCTTATCTGACTTATAAGGGGGAGTCGTGTCCAAATGCCCATTTGACAGCCTTCAATAATGAGATGGACATGGATAGTCACACCAATGCCAGTTGGTGTAAAAATTTCATTCTAACCTTAATCGGTACAGCACAAAAATGGGCTCAGAGCCTCGCAGATGGCTCGATTTCCTCATTTGATGAACTTGCTGAAAAGTTCAAGAGTCATTTCTCATCAAGGACTGCCAGATCTAAGCAATCCATTGAAATGATGAGCATACGACAGGGACAAGATGAATCTCTGAGGTATTACGTCTCCAGGTTTGACAAAGAAAGTGTGCAGGAGCTGAACCCTGAAGAAAACATCTTGACCTTCGCTTTCAGACAAGGCCTAAACTCTGATAGGCCTGAAAGTGAGGCTCTAAAGTTCAGGAAGCAGTGGACTTATTTGAAGACAATGAAGGAAGTTAAAGAATATGCCCTGTCCCATGTAGATGTCGAAGATTTTAAATCCATAACAGGGACAATAGAGCATAAAGGGAAAACCCTTGAGAAAGGCAGCGAGAAGCAAGCTGAAAGACATGATAGGGGAAAGAAGCTGGTTAGGATTAAGGATTTTGATGTCCCCGGACTCAATAATTTTTCGAAAAAATACACGCTTAAAAGAGTATAG
- the LOC130828619 gene encoding uncharacterized protein LOC130828619, which translates to MQTFKTFVIVHKKAYPEGFIAEGYTKKKCLTFCSRYLSMIEKQFNCLDRNEDVEPIQLHNLSFFSKMDKPLEKANLNQLIIDERKQAHGYVLRNWDELQPLLEKIEKESAYTVDFEKWVEDRIRDESVTEELLCLARGPMKSVITYEDNEDDETLWNTIESGSTSLILMEDEDDEEIHLVRDDVEPQYADLNPNDDQINEKYNDDQINDLEAIKDEEEEEEDKEEEMLDFESSKDELDQDLETICDDDNDSSDE; encoded by the exons ATGCAAACGTTCAAAACATTTGTAATTGTACATAAGAAAGCTTACCCAGAAGGTTTTATTGCAGAAGGGTACACTAAAAAGAAATGTCTAACATTTTGCTCTCGATATTTGTCTATGATTGAGAAACAATTTAATTGCCTAGATCGAAATGAAGACGTTGAACCTATCCAACTTCATAACTTATCCTTTTTCTCCAAAATGGACAAGCCACTTGAAAAGGCAAATCTAAACCAACTGATTATTGACGAAAGGAAGCAAGCTCATGGTTATGTTTTGAGAAATTGGGATGAATTACAACCTTTATTGGA GAAGATTGAAAAGGAAAGTGCGTACACTGTTGATTTTGAAAAATGGGTTGAGGATAGAATAA GAGATGAAAGTGTAACCGAAGAGTTATTATGCTTAGCACGAGGACCAATGAAAAGTGTTATTACTTATGAAG ataatgaagatgatgaaaCATTGTGGAATACTATTGAAAGTGGATCGACTAGTTTGATTCTTATGGAGGATGAAGATGACGAAGAAATTCATTTGGTTAGAGACGATGTTGAGCCACAATATGCTGATTTAAACCCAAATGATGATCAAATTAATGAGAAGTATAATGATGATCAAATTAATGACTTAGAGGCTATCAAAgatgaggaggaggaggaggaggataaGGAGGAGGAGATGTTGGATTTTGAGTCTAGTAAGGATGAATTAGATCAAGATCTTGAAACTAtatgtgatgatgataatgatagtTCCGATGAATAA